Part of the Capsicum annuum cultivar UCD-10X-F1 chromosome 12, UCD10Xv1.1, whole genome shotgun sequence genome is shown below.
ATTTGATGGGAAGTTGCAAGATCATCAGACTCCGCAAGTAATATTTGGTGTATTTTCATTGATCTTCTGGACAATAACACTCATTCCTTTGCTCAAATATGTATGTATCGTATTGAGTGCAGATGATAATGGCGAAGGTATGTCAACGATAGACTCTTAGTCAACGTTTACGGAAGAACTCATATACCTGATTGTCTATGACAAATACACTTGCATACATCCAGGTGGTTCATTTGCTCTTTACTCTCTGCTCTGTAGACATGCAAAGTTTAGTCTACTTCCCAACCAACAAGCAGCTGACGAGGATCTATCTTCTTACAGATATGGTTACTCTGGGAAGTCAACATCGTGTATAGAGTTGAAGAAATTTCTCGAGAAGCATAAAAAGTCGCGTACAATACTACTTGTTATTGTATTATTGGGTGCTTGTATGGTCATAGGTGATGGTGTTCTGACACCTGCGATGTCAGGTAGAAACTATTATAGTAACTACTACtgtattattttatgtaatattagCTTGTGTAACTATGTTTCAATGAGTTGGTTTCTTACTCAATGGGACAATTGTAGATAATAAAGTCGGAGTATGGACCGAGTGTTTGTGTGGCCGATTATATGCTTGATGTCCTTTAAGTCGAGTCGATTTGAGCACATATTCTAATTAGGATACTTTTTCACTGTGGCAGTTATCTCAGCAATATCAGGGATAAAGACGGATGCAGAAAACCTAACTCATGGTAACTTTGTTGTAGTTTACCTATTTGTGTTGAGTTTTGATAACTTTAATTAGTCAGAATGTGATAACAGTCTTAAGGCATTGACTATCAAAATCTCTCGAATTGTAGATTGGGTGATGACTCTTTCTTGCGTAATATTGGTTGGCCTGTTCGCTTTACAGTATGCTGGAACTCACAGGGTTGGATTTTTGTTTGCACCAATAGTGGTCATCTGGTTGATATCGATTATGCTCATTGGATTGTACAACACAAtcatttggaatcccaaaattGTGTATGCTCTTTCGCCCTCTTATATCGTCAAGTTTTTTAAGGAAACAGGAAAAGATGGTTGGATTTCTCTTGGAGGTGTCCTCCTCTCTGTCGCAGGTATATGAAATGTATTGTTTCGTCATTACTTATACAAGAAGACATAATAGTCTTTGAGAATCCAAAGTAGTAGTTTGTGCAGAAACTTGTTGGTGAATGAGGGTGCGATAAAGATTTACTAGAAATTTGGATCTGATGTccgattattttttatcatcagGTACTGAAGCTATGTATGCAGATCTTGGTCATTTTTCCGCCTGCTCTATGAAGGTAAGTCAAACTATGATTTAGCGAAGTCATAGGAAAAGCATACTCAGATGCATCCAAAAGGTTCATATTTCATGGAATTGTCGATAAGCTGAATGTCCTCGTGGCTGGCAGACTATATTGTCGATGGTTGTCATTTTTTCTGCATCATATTGTTCAACATACTAGTTAACTGGTTGCGATACTGGAACTTACACCATGTATATCTGAATTTGTTTTGTCCTATGCAGCTAACATTTGCATTTCTGGTGTATCCGTGCTTGGTGATACAGTACATGGGTCAAGCTGCTTTTCTGTCCAAAAATATCGAGTGCGCAACAAATAGCTTCTATAGCTCAATACCTAGTTAGTTCTTTTAGCTTTGAAACAGCTTAATGTTCTCATGACTAATGGTGAAATTAAATTCAATCCTAACTGCTGGTCTACTCTATCCATGCAGGGCGAGTATACTGGCCCGTTTTTGTTATTGCAACCCTCGCAGCCATTGTTGGCAGCCAATCTATCATCACAGCCACATTCTCAATCGTCAAGCAATGTAATTCACTAGGTTGCTTCCCGCGGGTCAAGATTGTCCACACCTCAAAGCATAAAGGGCAGATCTATGTACCGGAAATAAATTGGATCCTGATGATTCTCATGCTGCTTGTGGCTGTCGGGTTCCAAGATACAACTTTGATTGGAAATGCATATGGTAAGACTTCTTGTGTGCTAAAGCCTTCTGTAGTTGGATATCTTTTCCAAATTCAAGTCTTTCGTACAAGtctcaatttaaattttcttataaacttttttttttcaggGCTATCTTGCATGACAGTTATGTTTATCACAACATTCCTCATGACACTTGTTATAGTATTTGTGTGGCAAAGAAGTTTAATAGTTGCCGCGTCCTTTCTCCTGTTCTTCTGGTTCATCGAAGGTCTCTATCTATCTTCCGCAGCCATTAAGGCTCCACAGGGAGGATGGGTGTCCCTTTTGTTCTCTTTTATCCTCTTAATCGTCATGCTTGTTTGGCACTATGGAACTCGTAAGAAGTACAAGTATGACCTGCACAACAAAGTTCCGTTGAAATGGATCCTTGGCTTGGGTCCTAGCCTTGGTATTGTCCGCGTCCCTGGGATAGGGCTAATATACTCCGAATTGGTAACAGGAGTTCCACCTATCTTCTCTCACTTTGTGACAAATCTCCCTGCATTTCATAACGTGCTGGTGTTTGTATGTGTCAAATCTGTTCCTGTACCTTATGTCTCATCCAATGAACGCTTCCTCATTGGTCGCGTTGGCCCAAGACCATATCGCATGTATCGTTGCATTGTTCGATATGGTTACAAGGACACACATCAAGATATTGGCAACTTTGAGGAGCTTCTCATCAAATGTCTAGCAGAGTTCATCCAAATGGATTCCGTGGAACCACAATTACCGACCTCCGAGAGTCCATCACTTGATGGGAGGATGGCAGTTATAAGCACAAAACTACACCCAAACTCATCATTTATCATCTCAGACGATGATTTTGAGACGTGTAGCACCATTGAAAGCAGCAAGTCACTGACACTACAGAGTGTAGGATCTTCTTACGACGATGCAAACCCTGAAAACAAGAAACGAAGAGTCAGGTTTAACTTGCCAGAGAACCCTGGCATGGATCCTGAAGTTAGGGATGAGCTGCTAGATTTGGCTCAGG
Proteins encoded:
- the LOC107851563 gene encoding potassium transporter 4, which encodes MYQVGIYREGDSLEHPPSLAAGGERESIATPGKDAQSGHTPQPEIKKVLSSKFPWVNISRNLVLAYQSLGVVYGDLSTSPLYVYKSIFDGKLQDHQTPQVIFGVFSLIFWTITLIPLLKYVCIVLSADDNGEGGSFALYSLLCRHAKFSLLPNQQAADEDLSSYRYGYSGKSTSCIELKKFLEKHKKSRTILLVIVLLGACMVIGDGVLTPAMSVISAISGIKTDAENLTHDWVMTLSCVILVGLFALQYAGTHRVGFLFAPIVVIWLISIMLIGLYNTIIWNPKIVYALSPSYIVKFFKETGKDGWISLGGVLLSVAGTEAMYADLGHFSACSMKLTFAFLVYPCLVIQYMGQAAFLSKNIECATNSFYSSIPRRVYWPVFVIATLAAIVGSQSIITATFSIVKQCNSLGCFPRVKIVHTSKHKGQIYVPEINWILMILMLLVAVGFQDTTLIGNAYGLSCMTVMFITTFLMTLVIVFVWQRSLIVAASFLLFFWFIEGLYLSSAAIKAPQGGWVSLLFSFILLIVMLVWHYGTRKKYKYDLHNKVPLKWILGLGPSLGIVRVPGIGLIYSELVTGVPPIFSHFVTNLPAFHNVLVFVCVKSVPVPYVSSNERFLIGRVGPRPYRMYRCIVRYGYKDTHQDIGNFEELLIKCLAEFIQMDSVEPQLPTSESPSLDGRMAVISTKLHPNSSFIISDDDFETCSTIESSKSLTLQSVGSSYDDANPENKKRRVRFNLPENPGMDPEVRDELLDLAQAKEAGVAYIMGHSYVKAQKSSSCWKKLVVDVGYSFLRKNCRGSAVSLNIPHISLIEVGMIYYV